From the genome of Cervus elaphus chromosome 7, mCerEla1.1, whole genome shotgun sequence:
TGTAGGTAGCAAGGGACATTTTGTAACCATTGAACCAGTCCACCTGGAAACACAAAGATGGCCATTTGACAAAgctgtaagaaaataaacttgCAGAAACTGTACACTAAGCCTTTCAAAAACAGCACAGATGCCCACATGCATTCTCCCTATGACCATTCATTCAAACTACAAATATTATCGATTGCCTCTTATGAACCAAGCACTGGTACCTAGAACAGTAGGTATTGGTCATTCTGCACAGTGGTACCTAATAATGCAGAATGATACACCACTTTCAAGGACTGGACGATTCAGTATTACAATACTGTTAACTGATCTACAGATCCAAGTCATTCTCAATCAAAACtctaattgtttaaaaatatcaaacttGACAAATAAggctaaaatttacatggaaatgcaaaaagccaaaaataGTCAAGacacttgagaaagaagaacaaaatgggaaaacttACTTAAGAAGTACTACaaaattataatcatttaaacagtatgaaaagggtaCAAGGACAAACAAACTAAGACAAAAGaaagccccgccccctccccgccaacCACAGACATGCAACTTGGCTCATACATTATTCACAAGAATCTATTCCAGTATCATGGATAtctctgtgaaaaataaaacaagataactCCGAGAAGACtgtacagaaaaacatcttcatAACCTTCACTAGTaaagtgtgtgtgcatacatacacacatacacccctcCCTCAGGTTTAATACTTGGCCAGAACGACTCTCAGGACCCAGGAAAGCACTGCCCTGACGTCCACTGTTGTACTGTAGTGAAAGGAATACAAATGAGAACCAGCCAAAGGAAGAGACACCCAGGGTGAGGTCTGGGAGGGTCCCAGATGTGAAGCTTTGACTTCCCCTCCCCGAGGAATCAGGACACACCATCCTCCCGGCACACTGCCGTGGAACAATGCACATGATGTGGTGTCAACCAGGGAAGCTCGCACAAGTCTGGATGTCAGGACACAGGTGCATCGATGGATCAAACTATGACGGACTGAATCACAGGTGACGGAGCCCTACTTCTGGTCCCCTCTCCTCTCCGCAATGATGTCAAGAGGCTAAAAGCCTCAAACCTGAGGGGAGAGTGGGAATCTCTGAATTTGCAGCCAGGTGGTCAGAAGGGAGAGTGGCCCTGGGAACACCCAAACCATGGCTGGTGTCTGAAGTGAGGGCAGTCTTAACCTATGAAGTTTGGTCTAACTAGGGAGTTAGTGTCTGAAGTCACTGCAGCAGATGCTATGACTTTCACTTTGCAAATGAGGGAATTTAGGCACAGGGAGAGATGGAGCCTCCTGCCTAGGATCTCACAGAAGCAGAGCCAATATTTCCACAAGAGTCTGCTTACCTTCAATCCTGTGTCCTTAAATATTGTgcctcagtgactgaacaaatcAAGAATTCATCACACATATTCACAAAGATAAGCAAAGTATGTGTGTGCCTgctgagtctcttcagtcgtatccaactctctgtgactgtacggactgtagcctaccagggtcctcgtccatgggattctccaggcaagaatactggagtgggttgccaagccctcctccaggggatcttcccaacccagggattgaactcgcatcacttacgtctcctacattgccaggcaagttctttaccataagtgccacctgggaagccccaagcaaagtatgtacacacacatattttacgAAAAATTTCCAAATAATGATGCCTGTTTTGCACCCTACTGATGGATCTCTAGCAACTAACATAACCGaccctttattttgttaatagtaGTTTTCCATACAGCATTTAGAATTACTACTACCATTCTCAAACAGACCAAAAACTACTGAAAATCAAAGGttcaaacaaaaagacaagtacTATAAATACTACTGTAGAAGCTGAGCCAGAAGCTCAGCCAGTTTCCGACTTTACAGATTTGAACAAGAGTGCTAACTTTTCTCTTCAGCAGACATGTGAAATCATAAAGTTCTTGGCAAGACACTGCCAGAACCCCACCTGAGGGCTCTAATCCGAAGCAGCTGGTCATGCCTGGAACATTAATACCGCATTGGAGCAGAAGTTGTCTTGATCAGGAGAGACTTAGGACTGATCCACCAGAAGGTAACACGTGGATTTGATTTGGTTCCAGAGGCAGACAAACCACTGCAAGGGGACACCTTCGGGACAACAGGGAAAAGAGCAGCAGACTGGATGGATGCTGTGAAGGGACGGTCACTGCTCCAGACAGGAGAGTTACACAGTGGTCACAGGTCAACTATACAGTGAGAAAAGGCCCCAGAGGGCCTTATTTCTTAAAGATGCACACAAAACTGTTCAGTGGAGAATGCCTAATGGTTAGCCTAGACACATAAAACAAGACGAAGCAATTATGGCAAAATGTGAAGAACTGTTTGACCTATATGGTGGCTCCATGGGGGGCTGTAATATTATTCCCTAATTTAAGAATACTGCAACTTTCCataataaaaaacatttaaaaggaaacaaagagaaaattctgAATGCTCATAGAAGAGAGACATCGCCAAGAATTTCTGACACCCCCTGGGACAGGAACCCCCTCTGCTCCCTGCCACCCGCGCAAACACAAGCTCACAGGCAGGCTCCGGCGCAGCGCTGACTTCTTAGCAAAGAACAGTGTCGAAACTTGATGGCTGGGACCAAATCACCCCGTCCTCCTGACTTTGCGTTATTCCTGgtaaaacatttaaggaaaagaatGCTACTGAGAACAAGTCACATTTTCAAAGTCAGCTAACAACTGAGGCCATGCTTGTTGTCAGCCATTTGTGTTAGTAGTTAACCTACCTGCCTCCACGTCAGAGCTTTTGCTAATTGGATCAAATAGAAAAgggtcagggaattccctggcggtccagtgtttaagacactgcactttcactgctcagggcacaggttcaatccctggtcagggaactaggatcctgcaagctgtgtgcaCAAActttagttaaataaataaataaatacctaacTAATTTGCCTAGGATCATACTCCCATTCTCTTGTTTAGCCACGTGGCACACTGGGTTTTGTACACTGATGAATTTCCATTGTCTCCAAAAGATAATCTTTGCCTCACTTTTTAGAATCCCTTTTTCATGATAGGATAAGAGATTAAACATCATGGTGCATAACATTATGGCCTCACACCATGCTCTCATCTTACGAAGTCCTCTTTCTATGATATCAATACTTTCAAATCCTCATTCCCAGAAAGTGAGCAAAGGACTCTAAAGTCAAGTGCTCCTCCACTCATCCAAGAAATAGTTCTTTATCTTCAACTCTGTGCATGTTTGTACTTTAGGGTCCTTTacacagagagggagaaaatcTTGGCTTTACCCTATAAAATATGTGTCTCCTTAGATATCAGACAAGCATCACCCTTTCCAATCAGATGTGCAATTGTTTACTGGGTATggtgtttcagttttgcaaaatgaagacTTCTgaagaaggtggtggtggtgatagctATATGACACTATGAATGTTTAGAATACACTGAATGGTATGtgctctcagtcactcagtcacgtccgcctctttttgacaccatggactgtatcctgccagactcctctgtccttggaattttccaggaaagagaacTGGGGTGGGtcaccagttccttctccaggggagcttcccgacccagcgaatgcatctcctgcattggcagtcagattctttaccactgatacaCTCATCTGGTGTGTATCTTAaccacaactggaaaaaaaatgaaagaaagaaagaaaacaaaacaaaaccagatgtACAGAATTAATAGATATCTACTTTAGAGTGTTAAAAGGAAcagacaaatataaaatgtatgtgcCTGCTCTAGACCCTGAAAATAGAGGCAAAATATATGCCTCATGTCTTCTAGATCTGTTCTAGACACTTCTGCCATTCTAGAAACGTTAGATTTATTCTCCACACTGCTTACAATGTGCTCTTGATTATAATGAATTGCACAAATAAAATACACCCAACTTAACATCAAAGTACTTGATTCAGTACACAAGAACTTACttaaaaaattcacatttccAGTGAGCAATTAAATAGGAATATATTTCTTCTGACAAAGAATTTTAACCAGAAACTGGTAACAGTGGTGTCCTGCCCAGAACCCAACTGGGAGGATAGGGCACAGAATTTTAGATCCTGATTTTCCCCATGGTACGAACAGAGGAAAATCATTCCCTTACTGGACCAAGGCCTGTTCAGTCACCTCCTCAACAGCTGTGTAAACTGTTCTCCTTCCCACTGGACGGGCTCACCTCTCCTGTCACCTGCATGACCACCATCTTCTCTGTCGATCCCACTATCCCTTATCCACATGGGGTCAGGGTCGTCCTTAGATGACCTTAGAACGCAAACATGCCACCACCTACCCCACATGCTTAGAAATCTCCCCTGGTGTTGCTCTCGGCCTGCTCACtaagttccagccacactggcctttggGAAGGCCCAGGTCCCTGGGCATCCCACCCTCTTTCAagactcagggcctttgcacatgctgtttcctgAAACTAGAATGCTCTCTGCCCACAGTTACTTCCTCGCTAAAACCCGCTTCTATTCCTCGGAAAGAATTTCCCAGATTTCACAATCTACCAATATTTTCAGTGCATGACTCTCCTCCCAGTATGGTGTTTTCCTTCACAGCAGGTACTCTGACCCGCTTTACCTGCATTTAACACCTGCCTTCTGCATGACACTGTTGAGGGCCATGGGGGCAAACCTCTTGATTCTGCTGTTTACAGTTGAAACATCAGAGCCCTTTATCAGCTCATAACTGCTGAGTTGCAGGAACAAATGAAGGACTTGGGAACCTGAGTACAGGACTTTCCATTTCCCTTACATTTACCGCAGACCTCTTGCACATCAGTTCCTCATCATCAGAAACACAGTCACTGCAAAGTGTTCCTACTGTTCTGTGTACTCCACACACCCTAACAACATGCTACCGATTTCTATGCCCAACTAACTGATGAAAACACTACCGAACAAGGCCAGGGACGAAATCTCAAGTTGCAGACATACTTCTCTCCAGGATGAGCTCTCAATAACTCATTTTCCCTCCAGCAGTCAGTACTCTTGTGTCTTATTCTTCACCCACTCACAGGTCCTCTGAAGTTTGTCATTCAGCTCAAATTCTCCCCTGTGCCAACTACCATGCTTGGCTCTAGACAGTCTGCAACTCCAGAACCCTCTAGCCTACCAAGCTGTAGTGTTCTGCAGAAAGAGTTCCCAGCCAACTTCAGTCAAGCTTTCACAAGTCTCTGCTACTCCTGCTAAATTTGCAAGCTGCCTGTTCTCCCTTTAAGCCCACTAAGGCCTCACCTGATGAAAACAAGCAGTGGAAACAATGCACTGTACTCATCAGCTCTGTTACTTGCTCCTGGATCATCTCTTTTGGATCCACCCTAATTCCTTTCAAGTCACACCAGTCAAAcaagaagtatttattgaacatctaccaTGTGCCAAGTACTATTTCATCCCTAGAGACATAACAATCATTAACACAAATCCTTCTACATCTGTATAGCTAGGGTATGACCAGGCtcacagagaatttaaaaaataataataataaatcatatCTAAAAACTAATGTTAAGATGATCTGACATCAATATCATATTtcttaaactgttttaaaatatcaacttACCAACTTACACATCAGGTAGGTTTTGCTCGTCTAAGGCTTTCATCTCCTCCAGAACTTGCCTCAGTCCATCCTCCTGGAACATATACAATTACACTCATTAATTCCCCTACCAAGTTGGTAACAACAGTCTTTGCTTATGTATCTTATGAAAAACCAATAGTCCTTCCACACCTACTAAGATGGctataataacaagtgttggagtggatggggagaaactggaacccttgtccAATGcaggtaggaatgcaaaatggttcaGCCCTATAGAAAACAGCCTTGTGAGTCCACAAAAAGTCAAATTTCGAATTTCCATCttatccagcaattcctcttctaggtatacactcaagagaactgaaaacctACGTTCATACAAAGTATGTCTattcaatggaaaattactcagtcaAAAGGAAGATGCTGATAGATACAACaacatgaactttgaaaacactgcttactgaaataagccagacacaaaaggaaaaatatggtaTGATGCAACTCATCTGAAATGTCTAGAAGAGGCAAACTCATAGAAGCAAAGTAGATTAGAGGCTACCAGGCTGAGGGGGTAGGAGAGTGGGTAGTCACTGCTTAAAAGCTATAGAGTTTATTTGGGGTTATGAAAAAGCTTTGGAAAtagaggtgatggttgcacaacaatggaaatataattaatgccactgaagtgGACACAGAAGAATGTTTAGAAATGGCAACATTTAGTTTTGTAtcatttaccacaatttaaaaaaataaaaggaatgaattaccAACAAAATACACAATCAACATAGTCATTAAGGATAATCTTAAAGACTGAGAAGTCAGACAGAATGGAGCACACACTGTATGCTTTTAACTGGCCCTGTACAGAGGAGTATGCTATTGCTGGCATGTGGACTccagaaatacaataaaaaagacaaatataatctgTAGGGGAAAGAAAATCCTTGGCTGCCTAAGGCTGCAGATGGGAAGTAGCCAGtgccacaaaagagaaaagggaatccttgggATAGCAGAAATCTTGGTTGGGTTGCTGGTTATAAGgattgtatacatttgtcaaaactctattaaaatgtgtattgtgttatacataaattatacctcaataaaaataatgacaaaaaaacAATAGTCTACAGGAGTACTAGCACATGACAAAAGCATGAAAATAACTTATTATTTATTGGAAAAGGATCTTAAAAggttactactggaaaaaaaagaaaaaaaaaacctacacacTGCTAGGATAGAAAACAGAATGGCAAAAGGAGTTTTTCCGCTTTCTACTTTGACAAATTTCTAAAACAATTTCCCTTGGAaggtttaaaaatattagaatttaaaaattcataaatgctACACAATGTTTGTCAACAGGCACCCCCTATGCCTGAAACACTGTAAagaaactatatttcaattaaaatttttacaatatAAAACCCAATAATGCTATAACAatgacaaccaaaaaaaaaaaaaaaaaccaaaaacaaaagaaacctcaaaacaaaacaatgataaGCAACCCATCTACTGTTAGAGGCAAAATAAAtgcattatgaaaaaaaaaaagaaaagaaaaaatgctttAGCACTACGGGTATAACTATAAAATTACACTATTTAATGCTGCTTGGATGTAAGAAATGATTTCtaatgaaaaatggaaacatgACTTTTACCTACTCTTTAATCAACTGGTTAAAAAGATATCATGGAAACGTCTGATTTACTAGAATTCACTCAAATATTCCTTTTatcacaaatattattttaaaggacAGCTGAAACTCTTGCACAATTAGGAGATCAGCAGGTATACAAAAGATAAGTATGAAATAAACTTGTAAAGATACAACCAAGTTttcagatttaaatttttatttattttttaagacttaaatttttaaaatttactctggGAATTGCATCATTTTCTGCTCCCACCTCCAGCTGTAAGCCCCTGGAAACTCAAGATAATTTTCCTAAAGACTCAAACGATGATCAGTTCTGCAGATACAAAGTGCATCATTCCAATTTGCCAAACACAGCACCTAACCATGAGGGATTCTGGAATGAACAAGGCAGAGTCCCTGCTCTAAACCAGCTACCATCTGCCAGGGAGGAATGATTCTTGAAAGCATGTGTGGGTTCAGGGTGTGAGGGCTCAATCAGATCAAGACCAAGTCTTAGTCTAATTCCAACTCAGCTATCCCAGTGGCCAGCCCCCAAAGGCAGCCACAACTGCAAGAAAAGGTGCACTGACGCCCTCTAAGACCCAGAAAAGCCAGTGATTTTACACTTCTAAGTTCATCCCTGaatcccccacctccaccctgccTCTTCCCAAAGTGGGAAACCAACACTTCAAGTCTGAGCGAACTAGACAGCCGGACTAACAGTCTGAAAAGCCAGCACCTGTGGGCACTGTCTGCACCTTTGGGCTCCTTTCCTCCCGTGTGACCTAGTCTTCCCACCCTAGTGGGGACATATTTGAAAGCCTCCACCCTTCTCAaatatctggcttaaaactcagcattcaaaaactaagatcatggtatctggtcccatcacttcatggcaaatagatggggtaaaaatgaaaacagtggcagaatttattttcttgggctcctaaatcattgcggatggtgactgcagccatgaaatttaaagactctggctccttggaagaaaagctatgaccagcctagagggctttgcagacaaaagtccctccctatagtcaaagctatgctttttccagaaggaatgtacggatatgagagttggatcataaagaaggctgagcaccaaagaattgatgcttttgaattgtagtgttacagaagactcttgagagtcccttggacagcaaggaaatcaatccacTCAATCtgaaaggatatcaaccctgaatattccttggaaggactgatgctgatgctgaagatccaatattttggccacctgatgtaaagacctgactcattggaaaagatcctgatgctgggaaagattgaggatatgATGAAGGAGAACGGGgctacagagggtgagatggttgaatgacatcactgacccactggacatgaatttgagtaaactcagggagacagggaaggacagggaagcccggtgtcaGGCCTCAGTACATGTGGTCATAAAGACTGgggcatgacttagggactgaacaacaacaaaccgtCTGTGATCTACGTCTCCAGTGAACCTCCCACTGTGGTCTCCTAACTTTTTAGATAAGGTAACTGCCTGAAGTTGCAAGAATAACAGACTGGAACAGAATTCAAGCTGGGGCTCCGCTTCCAACAACTGCAAGTTCAGACATGCCCATTAACTTGATGTGTAATTCCAGTGgttcagcttccccatctgttaaaTGGCCCAAGTGTCAGATTAAGTGCTCTTGAATGTTCAAAACAAAACTCACCTTACCCAAAGGCTCTCCCTGATGACCGCCAGATGTTTACTCTGcttcctgagagaagcctccagagACGCGGTGTTTCCCCTCCCCTGCTATTCCTCTCACCTCCACCCCTGTCCTTGTACCTACAAGACCTGTCCTCTCAGGACAAGGTGTTCAGTGACCCCCGACCGGGCTGTTGACCACATCCATCTCTCCTGCTGTCTATCATAACCCACTCAGACCAGTCTTTCTTCTACCTGATCCATTCCCCTAAGGACTgcgtggtggtttagtccctaaatcgtgtccgactcttgcaatcccatgggctgcagactgccaggctcctctgtccatgggtttctccaggaaggaatactggagtgggttgccatttccttctacagagcatcttcccaacccaagaatcaaacctgggtctcctgctttgcaggcagcttctttacccactgagctatgagggaagccccttaatcagtgaagcgaaagtcgctcagtctgactctctgtggcagTCCATGCcataatagtggagtgggtagcctttcccttctccaggggatcttcccaacccagggactgaatccaggtgtcccacattgcaggcagcttctttaacAGATGAGCCATAAGCACTGCGACAGCTAtctaaacacagagaaatcccatCGCTTCTCTGAAATGCCTTGTGAGTGAAGAGCGAACCTCCCGCCCCAGAGCCCCCTTGCGGCCCGCCCTTCcgcggcggggaggggagggtgtttGCCTGGCCGGTCCCTGGGGGCTACCCACACCGCAGCCCTCAGGGCGCGGCCCTAACGCCCGGGCTACCCCGTCCCCACCTCTCCGGGGTAAGTCGCACCTGAGCTCCAACCGCCCGTCTCCCGGTCTCTCCGCGCGTCACCGGGGCGAGACGCCCACCGCGCAGCCCGCGCGCGCAGTGGCTTCGAGGAAGCGGGGCGGCGCGGGGCGCTGGGGAAATGGCGGCGACCCCCGCGCGCGGGAAGCCACCGAAACCGacctgcccacagccacggagtggAACCACAAGCACAACCGCCATCCCGCTCGCGGTTGTGCAGCCCCAGAGTAGCGGCCCCCGGGAGGcgcccgcccgcccccgccctcACGGCGCCCCGCCTCAGGCAGCCTTCCCTCCACCGCGCGGCGCAGCTCCCGGGCGGCTCCACGGCCTTCTCGCAGAACACGGCGCAGGCGCCGGGCGGAGAGCTTAGCAGAGCCACTGCGAGGGTCAGCCGCGCGCAGAGGGTGTGAGCGGCGAGTAGCTGCCGGCGCCTGGGGAGCGGGGGTCGTGTGGGCGGCGAGCCAGGCCGGCGCCTGCGCGGGGCGGGCGGCCTGGGAGCGCGGGCCGGCGTCGGGGTGAGAGCGGGAGCGCCGCCGGCGCACTGGGGCGAGGGCGGCGGGTGAGCGGCGAGCCTGGCGGGGCGGGGAGCCGGGAGCGTGAGCTGGGAACGTGGGAGCGGCGAGCCCAGCCCGCACCGCAGGGGGCGTGTGAGCCAGAAACGGGGCCCTGTCATTGGGAAACGGGCGCCGGCGCCCCGGGGCCCTGTGAGCCAGGAGGGCGGGCGGTCGTCCTCTCCTGAGGGGCGGGCAGCTGGCCATGGAACCCTGGCCCCTTCCGCGAGGGCCCGGCGGGAGCCGGGAGAAAGGTGCGAGGCGCCAGCGGTGGGTTTGGCCAGTGCCTGCGTCCTGCCACCGCTGGGCTCCTAATagtttttaatttgaggataatgaCAATATCCTGATTTTCCTACCCAACACTTTGGCTTCTGAAGTGACATTTATCTGAAAACTGCTGCATTGTTCCAGGTCAGTCTGTAGCCACATGTCTGTGTTTCTTCCCTCCGTTCTCCCCTCGGTTTTATTGGAGTAgaggtgatttacaatattgtctcAGTGCTGGCTGTGcagcgaagtgaatcagttatgtgtctatatgtgtatcTGCTCTTTTTAGAAACGCTTTTTTTCCATACGGGCTGTCACAGAATGTGGCgtcccctgtgctgtacagttggCCCTCGTTCGTTCACAAtagtgtgtagtgtgtgtgtcaGTCCCAGCGTGCCAGCCACATGTCTGTTTCtttggtgcatgtgtgtgtgtgtgtgtaaaactgcTAGAGAGGGTCAGAAACAGGCTGAAtggtggtttgtttgtttgttttttctatacAGCCTTGAAAAGATAGTTCTTGAAACTTGAAAGTATTACTGCATTTGGATTGTCTAGTTGATCTGCAAGGAACATTTCAAGAGACACAAAAGCGTGAGGGGTAGTGATAAATATGTGGGCTTATGACAACAGCAGTTTGCTTTAGTGATGTtttaacaagggcttccctggtggctcatttggtaaagaatccgcctgcaatgcaggagaccccggtttgattcctgggttgggaaaatcccct
Proteins encoded in this window:
- the LOC122696857 gene encoding DNA replication complex GINS protein PSF1-like isoform X5; translated protein: MAVVLVVPLRGCGQEDGLRQVLEEMKALDEQNLPDVNNAKSGGRGDLVPAIKFRHCSLLRSQRCAGACLTTVDVRAVLSWVLRVVLVDWFNGYKMSLATYMRSLAGDQGLDITQDVKPPKSLYIESTS
- the LOC122696857 gene encoding DNA replication complex GINS protein PSF1-like isoform X2 yields the protein MAVVLVVPLRGCGQEDGLRQVLEEMKALDEQNLPDVNNAKSGGRGDLVPAIKFRHCSLLRSQRCAGACLTTVDVRAVLSWVLRVVLVDWFNGYKMSLATYMRSLAGDQGLDITQDVKPPKSLYIEESFPTRNAVKSMFGFTRRGNRLLAMALIFELSPHVHLLPLAAPFT
- the LOC122696857 gene encoding DNA replication complex GINS protein PSF1-like isoform X6 produces the protein MAVVLVVPLRGCGQEDGLRQVLEEMKALDEQNLPDVNNAKSGGRGDLVPAIKFRHCSLLRSQRCAGACLTTVDVRAVLSWVLRVVLAKWTGSMVTKCPLLPT
- the LOC122696857 gene encoding DNA replication complex GINS protein PSF1-like isoform X1, whose protein sequence is MAVVLVVPLRGCGQEDGLRQVLEEMKALDEQNLPDVNNAKSGGRGDLVPAIKFRHCSLLRSQRCAGACLTTVDVRAVLSWVLRVVLVDWFNGYKMSLATYMRSLAGDQGLDITQDVKPPKSLYIEESFPTRNAVKSMFGFTRRGEFSYPECCEKHVGFTRRGIFLRETMPWTVEGMAWDPCHS
- the LOC122696857 gene encoding DNA replication complex GINS protein PSF1-like isoform X3 yields the protein MAVVLVVPLRGCGQEDGLRQVLEEMKALDEQNLPDVNNAKSGGRGDLVPAIKFRHCSLLRSQRCAGACLTTVDVRAVLSWVLRVVLVDWFNGYKMSLATYMRSLAGDQGLDITQDVKPPKSLYIEESFPTRNAVKSMFGFTRRACRTPFNISY
- the LOC122696857 gene encoding DNA replication complex GINS protein PSF1-like isoform X4 translates to MAVVLVVPLRGCGQEDGLRQVLEEMKALDEQNLPDVNNAKSGGRGDLVPAIKFRHCSLLRSQRCAGACLTTVDVRAVLSWVLRVVLVDWFNGYKMSLATYMRSLAGDQGLDITQDVKPPKSLYIEHFLPRWKYEQLIRQGVLERVLS